A DNA window from Vanacampus margaritifer isolate UIUO_Vmar chromosome 19, RoL_Vmar_1.0, whole genome shotgun sequence contains the following coding sequences:
- the znf395b gene encoding zinc finger protein 395b isoform X1 produces MAAMRSKDRAESDPGGLAAGLRACVSNMHAIDRPDMQQNTVIYSQNSIQDPFVERNVYKNKTVHLQSELERGWSIMPAPLQTRAPAMDPCVVSAREPAYRSFRSPESVEMDEIMAAMVLTSLSCNPVVQSPPQTDIGTVGSSSAADMECGGGELSDSGSSGYWSWDHGNVSPAPSPSVPEMDSSPDEGLNMELDQGEEFNAKKLKSSFKGLYKCLWPNCGKVLTSSVGIKRHIRVLHLGSGSDQSQREEDFYYMKISCEAVDTSAALLPAQQALGQASPLSWASCSSPTGLAVQIPPAHRPRSNSSSGLGTSRPSPLSQSAPSSFWQIHSEHLYQACSPAQAPVAPRSPGCHTLTTPTTASAHNNTQMVKPRCRSVSVGEQWLQQNRLQTMSASPSRTHCSFRKGRGEAKKCRKVYGVERKDQWCTACRWKKACQRFPD; encoded by the exons ATGGCAGCTATGAGATCCAAGGACAGAGCTGAATCCGACCCAGGCGGACTGGCAGCAGGACTGCGGGCCTGTGTCTCCAACATGCATGCCATCGACAGACCTGACATGCAGCAGAACACTGTG ATATACTCACAGAACAGCATCCAAGATCCATTTGTCGAGAGGAATGTTTACAAGAACAAGACAGTCCACCTGCAGAGTGAACTGGAGCGAGGTTGGAGCATCATGCCCGCTCCCCTGCAAACAAGGGCCCCTGCAATGGACCCATGCGTGGTATCAGCTAGAGAGCCTGCATACAGGAG TTTCCGTAGCCCAGAGTCAGTGGAGATGGATGAGATCATGGCCGCCATGGTCCTGACCAGTCTGTCTTGTAACCCTGTGGTCCAGAGTCCTCCGCAGACAGACATTGGAACAG TTGGTTCCTCATCGGCAGCTGACATGGagtgcggcggcggcgagctCTCCGACAGCGGCAGCAGCGGCTACTGGAGCTGGGATCACGGCAATGTGAGCCCCGCCCCCTCGCCGTCCGTCCCGGAGATGGATAGCAGTCCAGATGAAGGCCTGAACATGGAGCTGGATCAGGGGGAGGAGTTTAATGCCAAAAAGCTAAAG AGCTCTTTCAAAGGCTTGTACAAGTGTCTTTGGCCCAATTGTGGCAAGGTGCTCACATCTTCCGTCGGAATTAAAAGACACATCCGAGTGCTGCATTTGGG cAGTGGGTCAGATCAGTCGCAGAGAGAAGAGGACTTCTACTACATGAAGATATCCTGTGAGGCGGTGGACACCAGCGCTGCACTACTTCCTGCACAGCAGGCTCTGGGCCAAGCATCGCCTCTCAGCTGGGCCTCGTGCAGCTCACCAACTGGTTTGGCTGTTCAGATCCCGCCCGCGCACAGGCCAAGGTCCAACTCCAGCTCCGGCCTGGGCACAAGCAGGCCCAGTCCGCTCAGTCAGTCAGCCCCCAGCAGCTTCTGGCAGATCCACTCGGAGCATCTCTATCAG GCCTGTAGCCCCGCCCAGGCACCTGTGGCCCCAAGAAGTCCAGGTTGCCACACTTTGACCACGCCCACCACGGCCTCTGCCCACAATAACACTCAG ATGGTGAAACCTCGCTGTCGGTCTGTCAGCGTTGGGGAGCAATGGCTGCAACAGAACAGGCTCCAGACAATGAGCGCGTCACCCTCGCGCACTCACTGCTCCTTCAG GAAAGGTCGCGGTGAGGCCAAGAAATGTCGCAAGGTCTACGGAGTGGAACGAAAGGATCAGTGGTGCACGGCCTGCCGCTGGAAAAAAGCCTGCCAGCGTTTCCCCGACTGA
- the znf395b gene encoding zinc finger protein 395b isoform X2: protein MAAMRSKDRAESDPGGLAAGLRACVSNMHAIDRPDMQQNTVIYSQNSIQDPFVERNVYKNKTVHLQSELERGWSIMPAPLQTRAPAMDPCVVSAREPAYRSFRSPESVEMDEIMAAMVLTSLSCNPVVQSPPQTDIGTVGSSSAADMECGGGELSDSGSSGYWSWDHGNVSPAPSPSVPEMDSSPDEGLNMELDQGEEFNAKKLKSSFKGLYKCLWPNCGKVLTSSVGIKRHIRVLHLGGSDQSQREEDFYYMKISCEAVDTSAALLPAQQALGQASPLSWASCSSPTGLAVQIPPAHRPRSNSSSGLGTSRPSPLSQSAPSSFWQIHSEHLYQACSPAQAPVAPRSPGCHTLTTPTTASAHNNTQMVKPRCRSVSVGEQWLQQNRLQTMSASPSRTHCSFRKGRGEAKKCRKVYGVERKDQWCTACRWKKACQRFPD from the exons ATGGCAGCTATGAGATCCAAGGACAGAGCTGAATCCGACCCAGGCGGACTGGCAGCAGGACTGCGGGCCTGTGTCTCCAACATGCATGCCATCGACAGACCTGACATGCAGCAGAACACTGTG ATATACTCACAGAACAGCATCCAAGATCCATTTGTCGAGAGGAATGTTTACAAGAACAAGACAGTCCACCTGCAGAGTGAACTGGAGCGAGGTTGGAGCATCATGCCCGCTCCCCTGCAAACAAGGGCCCCTGCAATGGACCCATGCGTGGTATCAGCTAGAGAGCCTGCATACAGGAG TTTCCGTAGCCCAGAGTCAGTGGAGATGGATGAGATCATGGCCGCCATGGTCCTGACCAGTCTGTCTTGTAACCCTGTGGTCCAGAGTCCTCCGCAGACAGACATTGGAACAG TTGGTTCCTCATCGGCAGCTGACATGGagtgcggcggcggcgagctCTCCGACAGCGGCAGCAGCGGCTACTGGAGCTGGGATCACGGCAATGTGAGCCCCGCCCCCTCGCCGTCCGTCCCGGAGATGGATAGCAGTCCAGATGAAGGCCTGAACATGGAGCTGGATCAGGGGGAGGAGTTTAATGCCAAAAAGCTAAAG AGCTCTTTCAAAGGCTTGTACAAGTGTCTTTGGCCCAATTGTGGCAAGGTGCTCACATCTTCCGTCGGAATTAAAAGACACATCCGAGTGCTGCATTTGGG TGGGTCAGATCAGTCGCAGAGAGAAGAGGACTTCTACTACATGAAGATATCCTGTGAGGCGGTGGACACCAGCGCTGCACTACTTCCTGCACAGCAGGCTCTGGGCCAAGCATCGCCTCTCAGCTGGGCCTCGTGCAGCTCACCAACTGGTTTGGCTGTTCAGATCCCGCCCGCGCACAGGCCAAGGTCCAACTCCAGCTCCGGCCTGGGCACAAGCAGGCCCAGTCCGCTCAGTCAGTCAGCCCCCAGCAGCTTCTGGCAGATCCACTCGGAGCATCTCTATCAG GCCTGTAGCCCCGCCCAGGCACCTGTGGCCCCAAGAAGTCCAGGTTGCCACACTTTGACCACGCCCACCACGGCCTCTGCCCACAATAACACTCAG ATGGTGAAACCTCGCTGTCGGTCTGTCAGCGTTGGGGAGCAATGGCTGCAACAGAACAGGCTCCAGACAATGAGCGCGTCACCCTCGCGCACTCACTGCTCCTTCAG GAAAGGTCGCGGTGAGGCCAAGAAATGTCGCAAGGTCTACGGAGTGGAACGAAAGGATCAGTGGTGCACGGCCTGCCGCTGGAAAAAAGCCTGCCAGCGTTTCCCCGACTGA